The nucleotide window CAGGGACGCGTCGCTCAGTTCCGAGACCGGCACGTATCTGATTCGCGCGGCCGTGCCCAATCCCGCGGGCGCGCTGCGACCCGGCCAGTTCGTGCGCATCAAGCTGCTCGGCGCCGAGCGGACCGCGGCGGTCGCCGTACCGCAAGGCGCGATCTTGCAGGGACCTCGCGGCGAATATGTGTGGACCATCGACAAGGACAACAAAGCCCAGCAACGTGCGATCGAAACGGGCGAGTGGAACGGCAACGACTGGGTCGTCAATTCTGGTCTGCGCGTGGGCGATCGCGTGGTGATCGACAACACGTTGCGGCTGATGCCTGGTGCGGCGGTGAATGCACACGTCGTGCCGATGCCGGCCGCGAGCGTGAATATTGCCGCGTTGTCGGGCGGCGGCGCGGGGCCGGCTGGCAGCGGCGATAACGGTGGCAACGCGGCGAGCGTGGCGGGCCAAGCTGGAACAACTGCCGCCTCGGGCTCAATGAATGGCGCTGCCGCAGCGGGCTCCGCGGGCGCGTCAGGCAACACCACCGGTCAGGCAAACAGCACATCGGCGGGCGCGGGCAGCGCATCAGCGGCGACCTCCGGACAGACGGCGGTGTTCTTCGCGGTCGGCAGCGCGAGCCTCGATTCGCAGTCGGCCGACGCGCTCGCGGGCGTCGCGCGCCGTTTGCTCGCCGCGCCTGGTTCGCGCGCCGTGATTTCCGGCTACACCGATTCCAGCGGCTCCTATGAAGCCAACGTCAAGCTCGCCGCCGCGCGCGCCGCGACAGTCCGTTCAGCGCTGATTGTCGCGGGTGTCGATGTCGCGCGTATCGATATGCGCCGTCCCGCGCGCATCGTGGCAAGCGACGCGCCCGACAAGTCGCGCCGTGTCGATGTCACCCTCGCGCCGTCGACGGGGGGCTGATCGATGAAGTTCGCCCACTTTTTTATCGACCGGCCGATCTTCGCGTCGGTGCTGTCGATCATCCTCGTGGTGGCCGGCACCGTCGCGATGTTCAACCTGCCGATCGCGCAGTTTCCCGATATCGCGCCGCCGACCATCACCGTGAGCGCGACCTATCCGGGCGCGAGCGCGGAGGTCGTCGCGCAGAACGTCGCGGCGCCGCTCGAGCAGCAGGTGAACGGCGCGGACAACATGATGTACATGAACTCGTCCAGCTCGTCGACCGGCAACATGACGTTGACGGCGTACTTCAACATCGGCACGGATCCGTCGCTGGCGCAGGTGGACGTGCAGAATCGCGTGAACCTGGCGCTGCCCACGCTGCCCGATTCGGTGACGGCGCAGGGCGTCTCGGTGCAGAAGCGTTCGTCGGCGTTCATGATGGTGATCGCGATCTACTCGCCGGACAACGCGTTCGACCAGTCGTATGTGGCGAACTACGCGAACGTCTATGTGCTCGATGCGTTGAAGCGCATTCCGGGCGCGAATCAGGCATCGATTTTCGGTTCGGCCGACTACGCCATGCGGATCTGGATCAAGCCTGACCGCATGGCGAAGCTCGCCATCACCGTCGCCGACGTGCAGCAGGCGATCAGCAACCAGAACCAGCAATTTTCCGCGGGCCGCCTCGGCCAGGCACCCACGAACGCGCCGGTTCAGCAGACGTTTCCGGTGGCGACCAAAGGCCGCATGACTGAGCCTGCCGATTTCGACAACATCATCTTGCGCGCCGGGTCGGGCGACGCGTCGACCATCCGCATCAAGGACATCGGCCACGCGGAACTCGGCGCGAAAGATTACTCGCTGCGCGGACGCTACAACGGCAAGACCGCGACGCTGATCGCCGTGTACCAGCAACCGGGCGCGAACGCGCTGCAGGTTGCCAAGCAGGTGCATGCCACGCTCGAGCAGTTGCAAAAGGCCTTTCCACCCGGCCTCAAATATGAAGTCGCGCTGGATACGACTGAGTTCGTGCACGAATCGATCGGTGAGGTCATTCACACATTGCGTGACGCGGTGATCCTCGTGATTCTCGTCGTGTTCATTTTCCTGCAGAGCTTTCGTGCGACGCTCGTACCGCTTCTCGCCGTGCCCGTGTCGATTCTCGGTGCGTTCATCGGCATGCTGGCATTCGGCTTTTCGATCAACATGCTGACGCTGTTCGGCATGGTGCTGGCCATTGGTATCGTCGTCGACGACGCGATCGTCGTGATCGAGAATGTCGAACGCAATATGACCGAGTTCGGTCTGCCGCCGAAAGAGGCCGCCAAACACGCGATGGACGAAGTGACCGGACCGGTCATCGCGATCGTGCTCGTGCTGCTCGCGGTGTTTATTCCCGTGGCGTTTCTGTCCGGCATCACGGGGCAGTTGTACAAACAGTTTGCGGTGACGATCGCCGTCTCGGTGGTGATCTCCGGCATTGTTGCGTTGACGCTGTCGCCGGCGCTTGCCGCGATCGTGCTCAAGCCCGGCACGCACAAGAAGAACCGCTTCTTTCTCTGGTTCAACGAACGGTTCGACCGCCTGACGCAAGGCTATGGACGCGCGGTGCAACTCGCGATGCGTCGCGTCGCGTTGTCGATCCTGCTGATCGTCGCGATGGTGGCCGCGACGGCCGGGTTGTTCAAGCACATTCCTTCGTCCTTCCTGCCCACTGAAGATCAGGGCTATCTGCTCGGCGCGGTGGTGCTGCCGGACGCGGCGAGCCTCGACCGCACCGGCGACCTCTCGCAGCGCGCGGAACAATGGTTCGCGAAGCAGCCCGCGGTCAAATCGGTCGCCGCGCCGATCGGTTACAGCCTGATCGACTCGCAGTACAAGTCGAATGCGGGCACGCTATTCATCACGCTCAAAGGCTTCAAGGACCGTGGCGAGAACGGCACTGCGCAAGACCTGATCCGCGATGCGAACAAGGCTTTTTCCGGCTACAAGGACGGCGTGGTGGTGCCGCTGAATCCGCCGTCCATTCCAGGGCTCGGCACCACGGGCGGCTTCGAGTTCTGGCTGCAAAGCACTGGCGACGACAGCTATCAAAAACTCGAAGAGAAGGTCCGCGCGTTCATTGCGAAGGCGCGTCAGAATCCGGCGTTACGCGGCG belongs to Paraburkholderia aromaticivorans and includes:
- a CDS encoding efflux RND transporter permease subunit, encoding MKFAHFFIDRPIFASVLSIILVVAGTVAMFNLPIAQFPDIAPPTITVSATYPGASAEVVAQNVAAPLEQQVNGADNMMYMNSSSSSTGNMTLTAYFNIGTDPSLAQVDVQNRVNLALPTLPDSVTAQGVSVQKRSSAFMMVIAIYSPDNAFDQSYVANYANVYVLDALKRIPGANQASIFGSADYAMRIWIKPDRMAKLAITVADVQQAISNQNQQFSAGRLGQAPTNAPVQQTFPVATKGRMTEPADFDNIILRAGSGDASTIRIKDIGHAELGAKDYSLRGRYNGKTATLIAVYQQPGANALQVAKQVHATLEQLQKAFPPGLKYEVALDTTEFVHESIGEVIHTLRDAVILVILVVFIFLQSFRATLVPLLAVPVSILGAFIGMLAFGFSINMLTLFGMVLAIGIVVDDAIVVIENVERNMTEFGLPPKEAAKHAMDEVTGPVIAIVLVLLAVFIPVAFLSGITGQLYKQFAVTIAVSVVISGIVALTLSPALAAIVLKPGTHKKNRFFLWFNERFDRLTQGYGRAVQLAMRRVALSILLIVAMVAATAGLFKHIPSSFLPTEDQGYLLGAVVLPDAASLDRTGDLSQRAEQWFAKQPAVKSVAAPIGYSLIDSQYKSNAGTLFITLKGFKDRGENGTAQDLIRDANKAFSGYKDGVVVPLNPPSIPGLGTTGGFEFWLQSTGDDSYQKLEEKVRAFIAKARQNPALRGVNSTINTNSRQLLVEVDRERAESLGVPIQDIYAALQTMFGSSYVSQFPKSSRLFQVIVQAEPQYRTQPDDIQQLYVRNRSGDMVPIKAVTTVRFVPGADIVTRFNNFPAAKITGDSAPGHSSGESIAAMEQIAQEVLGDGYSYAWSGQAYEEKQAGSTAGLVFGFALLMVFLILAAQYEKWSLPIGVLLAVPFAIFGALIGILLRGMEDDVYFQIGLTVLIALAAKNAILIFEFAVEMREKEALSPYDAALKAAKLRLRPIIMTSLAFILGCVPLAIASGASAASRRSLGTGVIFGMLGATVIALFFIPMFFWGLETLSSRGKKAPAPDAGPPVSPGPREGGT
- a CDS encoding efflux RND transporter periplasmic adaptor subunit, whose amino-acid sequence is MTRRTHVFAACLVLTAFATLSGCHEKEAPAAARPPVNVDVVDIALRDVPVVFDYVGQTESSQQVEIRARVNGFLEKRVYQEGSMVHQGDVMFVMDRKPFQASLDAARAEYAQQKARLDTAQANLNRVRPLVAKNALSQKDLDDSIGQQQAAAAALEQARANVTSANLNLGYTTITAPVTGLSSFAKKQNGSYIDSTNSLLTYVAKLDPMWINFSLSENEMLQLRTQTANGTLKLPQIDDLEAVIVLADGSIYPQRGHIAFRDASLSSETGTYLIRAAVPNPAGALRPGQFVRIKLLGAERTAAVAVPQGAILQGPRGEYVWTIDKDNKAQQRAIETGEWNGNDWVVNSGLRVGDRVVIDNTLRLMPGAAVNAHVVPMPAASVNIAALSGGGAGPAGSGDNGGNAASVAGQAGTTAASGSMNGAAAAGSAGASGNTTGQANSTSAGAGSASAATSGQTAVFFAVGSASLDSQSADALAGVARRLLAAPGSRAVISGYTDSSGSYEANVKLAAARAATVRSALIVAGVDVARIDMRRPARIVASDAPDKSRRVDVTLAPSTGG